CAGGTAATATTGGACGTAAAGAAAAAGTAGAAGCAGTTGTAAATGCTGCAAAAGCGAAAGGTATTCCAATCCGAATTGGTGTAAATGCTGGTTCTCTTGAAAAGAAAATTTTAGAAAAATACGGCTATCCTACCGCAGATGGTATGGTAGAAAGCGCGTTACATCATATTAAAATTCTAGAAGATTTGGATTTTCACGATATTATCGTATCAATGAAAGCATCAGATGTAAGTTTAGCAATTGAAGCCTATACAAAAGCTTCCCAAGCATTCGATTACCCACTTCACTTAGGAATTACGGAATCCGGAACACTATTCGCTGGTTCGATTAAAAGTGCAGCAGGACTCGGTACATTGCTAAGTATGGGTATTGGTAACACAATGCGTGTATCCCTAAGTGCTGATCCTGTAGAAGAAATAAAAGTTGCGCGTGAACTATTAAAAGTATTTGGACTTTCTTCTGATGCTGCAACACTTATTTCATGTCCAACATGTGGCCGAATTGAAATAGATTTGATATCTATTGCAAATGAAGTAGAAGAATATATTTCACATATTAAAGCACCTATTAAAGTTGCCGTACTTGGCTGTGCAGTAAATGGACCAGGTGAAGCGCGTGAAGCAGATATCGGCATCGCTGGTGCTCGAGGTGAAGGGCTTTTATTTATGAAGGGTAAAATCGTACGTAAAGTGCCAGAAGAAACAATGGTAGAAGAACTTAAAATTGAAATTGATAAAATTGCTGCAGATTATTTTGCCAAAAAAGAACTGGAAAAACTAGAAAAAGAAAAACAACAAGCGTAAGGAGTTAAGTTTATGGAGAATGTACGATTCGGAATAGATATAGATGGGACAGTTACATCTCCTACTTCTTTACTTCCACATATTAATAGTGCTTTTAATTGCAATTTGCAGCTAGACGATATTAAAGAATATGATTTAACAAAAGCATTTCCGGTTGATGAAAAAGTTTTTTATGAATGGTTTAGAAAAACAGAGTCAACCATATATGCTACTTCCCCTATACAGCCAGATGCACATGCCGTGTTATCTGCATGGAAAGAAAAGTATGAATTGTTTTTCATCTCAGCTCGCGGGGACAATGTAATGGATGTTACGATTAATTGGTTTAAAGAACAAGAATTACTGTATGATCATATCGAATTAATCGGTTCACATAACAAAATTGAAACTGCAAGAAAATACGGAGTTCACGCTTTCTTTGAAGATAAGCATGATAATGCCGTTGAAATTCACGAAGAACTAGATATTCCGGTGATATTGTTTAACACACCATATAATCAACAACCTGCTCCAAAAGGGGTTATTCGTGTTGATAACTGGATTGAAGCAAATAAGTGGATTGAGAAAGAATTCGCATTACAAAAAACGTGAGGACTACTCCTCACGTTTTTTTATTTAATAAAAACAGAGCAAGCGCCCTTTAATTGCATTTTATCTTCACTAATTCCCGAGTGCTTTGGACTAAACCTCAGCTAGACTTTTACCTTTAAAATTAATGAGCTTGAAGTGACCGTGTTGTTTCAAGTTCCTTTTATTGGTATTTCACGAAAGACATTTGTGCGTCACCATCTTGAAATGTGCATAGAAAAGGAACATAAGGTGTAGTTAAGGAGAAGCTAAATTCCTCTCCTACTTTTTTAAAAGCGGATAAAGATGCAATTCAGTTCTCTCTGTGCTTGCTTAAAATATTTGCTGTCAATTTTTCCTTATAGAAAAAAACACCACTTAATTACTTTCATTGTTAGCAAAGTGTTTACTCGAATATAGTCAATTAATAATCTAGTTTGGTCGAAATTATCTTTTAAAAAGGTTTTTCCAAAAAGATTTCTTAACATCTGTACTCTCTTCACTCATCATTAATGCAGTTCGTTGATCCGAAATAGTTGC
The nucleotide sequence above comes from Psychrobacillus glaciei. Encoded proteins:
- a CDS encoding 5' nucleotidase, NT5C type; the protein is MENVRFGIDIDGTVTSPTSLLPHINSAFNCNLQLDDIKEYDLTKAFPVDEKVFYEWFRKTESTIYATSPIQPDAHAVLSAWKEKYELFFISARGDNVMDVTINWFKEQELLYDHIELIGSHNKIETARKYGVHAFFEDKHDNAVEIHEELDIPVILFNTPYNQQPAPKGVIRVDNWIEANKWIEKEFALQKT
- the ispG gene encoding flavodoxin-dependent (E)-4-hydroxy-3-methylbut-2-enyl-diphosphate synthase, with protein sequence MSEIIHRSKTRPVRVGDLTIGGSNELFIQSMATTKTHDVEATVAEILRLEEAGCQIVRVACPDERAAYAIGEIKKRIHIPLVVDIHFDYKLALIAIEQGADKIRINPGNIGRKEKVEAVVNAAKAKGIPIRIGVNAGSLEKKILEKYGYPTADGMVESALHHIKILEDLDFHDIIVSMKASDVSLAIEAYTKASQAFDYPLHLGITESGTLFAGSIKSAAGLGTLLSMGIGNTMRVSLSADPVEEIKVARELLKVFGLSSDAATLISCPTCGRIEIDLISIANEVEEYISHIKAPIKVAVLGCAVNGPGEAREADIGIAGARGEGLLFMKGKIVRKVPEETMVEELKIEIDKIAADYFAKKELEKLEKEKQQA